One genomic segment of Dehalogenimonas alkenigignens includes these proteins:
- a CDS encoding MFS transporter, translating to MKQYSPDPAVNKSLRYSVLDGASYNAMLGLTQDFMAPFALALKASTAQIGLLSSLPNLALALSQLGAPFISERLRSRKSLLVPLALAQAVLWLPLFLMPQLFHGAAVWWLIGLFTIGSVLGALGNPAWGGMMADLVPAGLRGRYFGWRNKIGGMTLLACFILGGASLQLSSSHVFFGFGLLFGAAAIFRLASAFFLSRMQEPPPRRCAEPWQPLREIKNISGTRAGRFSLFVAAMMLSTHLAGPFFAVYMLRELGFSYWTFVVVTAAAAVANFLFIGFWGRLADRIGHIKIVRLTAWLVPLNPILWLGGHSLPYLLVIQVFSGFSWSGFNLAAPNFLFEAAAPERRTRAIAIYNAASGLAICTGALLGGLIAPRMPDFFGHGFLTLFLLSGLARALASALLLPRVDDAKAADLKLSPSSPQFSPLPARLVPSPVELRLIETAAPFQPAAAGILTAAAVLPLEVKRPPEPYPPWPP from the coding sequence GATCGGCCTTCTCTCCAGCCTGCCCAACCTGGCGCTGGCGCTGTCGCAGCTTGGCGCTCCGTTCATCTCCGAACGGCTGCGCAGTCGTAAGAGCCTGCTGGTGCCTTTGGCCTTAGCCCAGGCGGTGCTGTGGCTGCCGCTTTTTCTGATGCCGCAGCTCTTCCATGGGGCCGCAGTGTGGTGGCTCATCGGCTTGTTCACAATAGGCAGCGTCCTTGGGGCGCTCGGTAATCCAGCCTGGGGCGGCATGATGGCCGACCTGGTGCCCGCCGGCCTGCGCGGGCGTTACTTCGGCTGGCGCAACAAGATCGGCGGCATGACCCTTCTGGCCTGTTTCATCCTGGGCGGGGCATCCTTACAGCTTTCCAGCAGCCACGTGTTCTTCGGTTTCGGGCTGCTCTTCGGCGCCGCCGCCATCTTCCGGCTGGCCTCGGCTTTCTTCCTTTCCCGCATGCAGGAGCCGCCGCCGCGCCGCTGCGCCGAGCCGTGGCAGCCGCTGCGCGAAATTAAAAACATCTCCGGCACGCGGGCCGGCCGCTTCAGCCTGTTCGTTGCCGCCATGATGCTGTCCACCCACCTGGCGGGACCGTTCTTCGCCGTTTACATGCTGCGGGAGCTGGGTTTCAGCTACTGGACATTCGTGGTCGTCACCGCGGCCGCGGCGGTGGCCAATTTTCTGTTCATTGGATTCTGGGGCCGCCTGGCCGACCGGATCGGTCACATCAAGATAGTGCGCTTAACCGCGTGGCTGGTGCCCCTGAACCCTATCCTGTGGCTGGGCGGGCATTCGCTGCCCTATCTGCTGGTTATCCAAGTCTTCTCTGGTTTTTCCTGGAGCGGTTTTAACCTGGCCGCGCCCAACTTCCTGTTCGAAGCAGCGGCGCCGGAGCGCCGGACCCGGGCTATCGCTATCTATAACGCCGCCTCCGGTCTGGCTATCTGTACGGGCGCGCTGCTGGGAGGCCTCATCGCCCCGCGGATGCCGGATTTTTTCGGCCACGGCTTTCTGACGCTGTTCCTGCTCTCCGGCCTTGCCCGGGCGCTGGCTTCGGCGCTGCTCCTGCCGCGAGTGGACGACGCCAAAGCCGCCGATCTCAAGCTTTCGCCGTCTTCTCCTCAGTTTTCGCCGCTCCCGGCAAGACTGGTGCCGTCGCCGGTTGAGCTGCGGCTGATCGAGACGGCGGCGCCGTTTCAGCCGGCTGCCGCCGGTATCTTGACAGCTGCCGCCGTTCTTCCATTGGAGGTCAAGCGGCCGCCGGAGCCCTACCCGCCGTGGCCGCCTTAA